A single genomic interval of Trichosurus vulpecula isolate mTriVul1 chromosome 6, mTriVul1.pri, whole genome shotgun sequence harbors:
- the LOC118853612 gene encoding olfactory receptor 8K1-like — MDFMDQQNGTLGNSVTEFILMGVTDRPELQAPLFGVFLFIYLVTVVGNLGMIILTKIDSHLQTPMYFFLRHLAFTDLGYSTVIGPKMLVSFVIEKNTISYNWCATQLASFEVFIISELFILSAMAYDRYVAICKPLLYTVIMSDKACLVLVTIPYLYSTFVALLVTAKIFILPFCRSNVIRHFYCDGLPLLSIVCSDTSEIELIFLIFSALNLLSSLLIVLLSYILIVVAILRMNSAEGRSKAFSTCGSHLTVVVVFYGTLLFMYLQPNSSHSFETDKMASVFYTLVIPMLNPLIYSLRNKEVKGALKGVLENRCKLHI; from the coding sequence ATGGACTTCATGGACCAACAGAATGGAACTTTAGGCAATTCAGTGACTGAATTCATTCTCATGGGAGTAACAGACCGCCCAGAGCTACAGGCCCCACTCTTTGGTGTGTTTCTATTCATCTATTTGGTCACAGTGGTGGGGAATTTGGGCATGATCATCCTAACAAAGATTGATTCTCACCTACAAACccccatgtactttttcctcagGCATCTGGCATTTACTGATCTTGGTTATTCCACTGTCATTGGTCCCAAAATGCTTGTCAGTTTTGTAATAGAGAAAAATACCATTTCCTATAATTGGTGTGCAACCCAGCTAGCTTCCTTTGAGGTTTTCATTATCAGTGAACTTTTCATCCTGTCTGCCATGGCTTATGATCGCTATGTGGCTATATGTAAGCCCCTCCTCTACACAGTCATCATGTCAGACAAGGCATGTTTAGTCTTAGTGACCATCCCTTACCTCTATAGCACCTTTGTGGCATTGCTGGTCACAGCTAAGATTTTTATTTTGCCGTTTTGCAGATCCAATGTCATTAGGCATTTCTATTGTGATGGTCTTCCGTTACTGTCCATTGTATGTTCTGACACAAGTGAGATAGAATTAATTTTTCTGATCTTTTCTgctttaaatttgctttcctccCTCTTAATTGTTCTTCTTTCCTATATTCTCATTGTTGTGGCCATCCTCAGGATGAATTCTGCTGAGGGCAGATCCAAAGCCTTCTCTACCTGTGGCTCCCATCTCACTGTGGTTGTTGTGTTCTATGGGACCCTTCTCTTCATGTACCTGCAGCCCAATTCTAGCCATTCCTTTGAGACAGATAAGATGGCCTCTGTGTTTTATACCTTGGTCATCCCCATGCTTAACCCTTTGATCTACAGTTTAAGGAACAAGGAGGTAAAAGGTGCCCTAAAAGGAGTACTAGAAAATCGATGCAAACTTCATATTTAA